CCGCGTGCGAGCAGGTCGCTCGGCGCGTGGGCGCCCAGGTCCCGCTGCCAGGCCTCGAGGGCCGCTGCGCCCCCCCGGCGGTGTGATACTCCGATAAGCGCCAGTCGTTCCACTGAGCTGATTATAAATCGGAATGGCTCCAAGAAAGTGTCACGGGGGCTCACCAAACTCCGTAGCGAACGCCCTTTGACCGCGCAATCCTGTCAATCCGGTTAGACTGGGCCGTGGACGAGGCGCGCTTGGGGGACTTGGAGGGCAGGGGCACGGCGGAATACCGCAACCAGCCCAGCGGCGAAAAGCTCATCTTTGGCCTCTTCGAGGGCGACGGCGACAAGCTCAGAATGATGGCCGAAGCGCGCAAGCCCGTCCGCTTCGAGGGCGTCGCCAAGGACCACGCCAGGCGCTACCGAGTGATCGTCATGGTCTCGATCTTTCGCCTGGGCGGCCGTTCCACGGCACTCTTTCGCGCGACCGGCGAGCCCGAGGAGTACAGCCTGATTCCCTAAGCCCATGATCTTGTAAGCCTGTTCGGGGAATGGGGATCTCCTCGCGCACCACGTCCGCGTCCAGGATGCCCTGGCCGACCTCAGCCTCGTTGTCGTAGCCCTGCGCGGTGTCGATGTGCCGGTAACCGAGCGTGAGCGCGTCGCGGGCGGCTTCGCGGCAGTCTTAGCCGCAAAGCCGCCAGGTGCCCAGGCCGAGGGCGGGCACCCTTTGTCGTTCGGTGAGCTTGATCATGGGCTCATTATCCCCAACCGTGCCTCCGCTCACCGTAGGACACGCCCCGGCACCGCGCCGTTCGAGGGTTTTTGCGTTATAATGCCTTGTGTCGGAGCATAACGTGCCAGAGCATGACCGCGAAATTTTGGGCATCGACATCGGTGGGTCGGGCATCAAGGCGGCATTGGTCGATGTCGTCAGGGGCGAGTTCAAGACCGAGCGGCTGCGCATCGACACGCCGCAGCCCGCGACCCCCGAGGCCGTCGCCGCGGTGGTCGCCAAGATGGCGAGGGAGTTCGCCTGGCAGGGCCCCATCGGCTGCACCTTTCCCGCCATCGTCAAGAACGGCGTCACCCTCTCGGCCGCCAACGTGGACAAGGGCTGGATCGGCCTGAATGCAAGGGCGCTCTTCGAGAGGGTCACGGGCCGCCCGGTCCTGGTGATGAACGACGCCGACGCCGCCGGCCTCGCCGAGATGACTTGCGGCGCGGGCCGGGACAAGCGCGGGGTGGTCTTCGTCTTGACCTTCGGCACCGGCATCGGCAGCGCGGTCTTTTTGGACGGCCGGCTCCTGCCCAACACCGAACTCGGCCACCTCGAGCTCGCCGGCCGCGAGGTCGAGCCCACCACCTCGAACGCGGCGCGCAAGCGCGAGGACCTCTCCTGGAAGCACTGGGCGGCGCGGGTGGATCGCTATTTGAAGCACCTCGACTTTCTCTTCTCGCCCGACCTCTTCATCCTCGGCGGCGGGGTCAGCAAGAGGCACGACAAGTTCCTGCCGCTCCTGAGCGTAAAGGCGCCGGTGGTCCCGGCGCAGCTCCAAAACGACGCGGGCATCATCGGGGTGGCCTTGGCCGCGAGGAGACAGGCGCCTCACACCCCCCAGCAGACCTGAGAGCGTAAGCCCGCCCCGTTTGCGCCGCCGCCGTTTCGCGCTAAGCTGCAAGCATTCAAGAGGAGGAACCATGCCGAAGCTCACCGTCAACGGCCGCACCACCGACTTCAGCGAGGACACGCGCCTGGTCTTGGCCACCGAAGAGATGGGCGTGGCGATCGGCCACCGCTGCGGCGGCAAGGCGCGCTGCACCACCTGCCGCGTCGAATTCGTCTCCGGCGAGCCCGCCGAGATGACCCGCGCCGAGTACGAGAAGCTCTCCGAACGGGGCCTGCTCGGCCAGGTGCGGCTGTCCTGTCAGCTCACCGTCAGCCAGGACATGGAGGTCGTGCCGCTCCAGACCAAGGAGTCCGAGGGCTGGCCCGACACCGGCCCGGCGCCCGCGCCCGAGGTGGAGCCCGAGGCGGTGTGGCTTTCGAGAGCCGAGCTCGAGCGCAGCGCCTGAGCTGCTCTGGCTCCCACGTCAGCGAAAGCACGGTCCACAACCTGCCCATGCGGCATCCTTTTGAAAGGTCGAGGCACAGCAATGAAGCTCACTTCCCTCCCCCTGGCGGACTACCGGGCCGAGCACTTTCTCTGGAGGCTCGAGGACGGCGTCGCCACCGTCACCCTCGACCGGCCCGAGCGCAAGAACCCGCTCACCTTTGCCTCCTACGCCGAGCTGCGCGACCTCTTTCGCAAGCTGGTCTACGCCGAGGACGTGCGGGGCGTCATCCTCACCGGCGCGGGCGGCAACTTCTCTTCCGGCGGCGACGTGCACGACATCATCGGGCCGCTGACCAGCGCGAGCATGAAGGACCTCTTGGCCTTCACCCGCATGACGGGCGACCTGGTCAAGGCCATTCGCGCCTGTCCGCAGCCCGTCCTGGCGGCCGTGGACGGCGTCTGCGTCGGCGCGGGCGCGGCGGTTGCCATGGCCGGCGACCTGCGCCTCGGCACCCCGGAGGCCAGGGTCGCCTTTCTGTTCGCGCGGGTGGGCCTGGCGGGCTGCGACATGGGCGCCTGCGCGATGCTGCCCAGGCTAATCGGCCAGGGCCGCGCCGCGGAGCTCCTCTTCAGCGGCCGCGGCATGAGCGCCGAGGAGGGCGAACGCTGGGGCTTCTTCAACCGCCTCGTTCCTGCGGGAGAGCTGCTGGCCGAGGCCAACGAGCTGATGCGCCGCCTCGCTGCCGGCCCGACCTTCGCCCACGGCATGACCAAGACGATGCTCAACCAGGAGTGGACGATGGGCCTCGAGCAGGCCCTCGAGGCCGAGGCGCAGGCGCAGGCGCTGTGCATGCAGACCGAGGACTTCCGCCGCGCCTACCAAGCCTTCGTCGCCAGGGAAACGCCCGTCTTCAGGGGGGACTAGTGGACAGCTCCTACCTCGACTGGCCTTTTCTCACGCCCGCGCACAAGGCGCACGCGCTTAAGATCCGCGCCTGGGCCAAGGACGCCGCGAGGCGCATGCCACCCGGCGACCCACACGGCGACCCACACGGCGACGATGTAGACGCCCTCTGCCGGCGCTGGGTGGGGGAGCTGGCGCGCGGGGGCTGGCTCGAGACCAGCGT
This genomic stretch from Deinococcota bacterium harbors:
- a CDS encoding ROK family protein, which encodes MSEHNVPEHDREILGIDIGGSGIKAALVDVVRGEFKTERLRIDTPQPATPEAVAAVVAKMAREFAWQGPIGCTFPAIVKNGVTLSAANVDKGWIGLNARALFERVTGRPVLVMNDADAAGLAEMTCGAGRDKRGVVFVLTFGTGIGSAVFLDGRLLPNTELGHLELAGREVEPTTSNAARKREDLSWKHWAARVDRYLKHLDFLFSPDLFILGGGVSKRHDKFLPLLSVKAPVVPAQLQNDAGIIGVALAARRQAPHTPQQT
- a CDS encoding (2Fe-2S)-binding protein, which encodes MPKLTVNGRTTDFSEDTRLVLATEEMGVAIGHRCGGKARCTTCRVEFVSGEPAEMTRAEYEKLSERGLLGQVRLSCQLTVSQDMEVVPLQTKESEGWPDTGPAPAPEVEPEAVWLSRAELERSA
- a CDS encoding enoyl-CoA hydratase family protein, whose product is MKLTSLPLADYRAEHFLWRLEDGVATVTLDRPERKNPLTFASYAELRDLFRKLVYAEDVRGVILTGAGGNFSSGGDVHDIIGPLTSASMKDLLAFTRMTGDLVKAIRACPQPVLAAVDGVCVGAGAAVAMAGDLRLGTPEARVAFLFARVGLAGCDMGACAMLPRLIGQGRAAELLFSGRGMSAEEGERWGFFNRLVPAGELLAEANELMRRLAAGPTFAHGMTKTMLNQEWTMGLEQALEAEAQAQALCMQTEDFRRAYQAFVARETPVFRGD